One Chaetodon trifascialis isolate fChaTrf1 chromosome 21, fChaTrf1.hap1, whole genome shotgun sequence genomic window carries:
- the LOC139349320 gene encoding ankyrin-1-like isoform X2 — MSPGCLCQASVRADEADSDEETTVTTRVYRRRVILKGEEARNIPGESVTEEQFTDEDGNLVTRKVIRKVVRRVVNTEERRESEGEAVTERAAGGGAGGGVSTGGADAAAAAGATGGKGKKRGKRSRHKAEKCGEEAQRGKTEVGVKTGRQT, encoded by the exons atgtcacCGGGCTGCCTTTGTCAGGCGAGCGTTAGAGCCGACGAGGCCGACTCCGACGAGGAGACCACAGTCACCACCAGGGTGTACCGCAGACGAGTCATCCTCAAG GGAGAGGAGGCCAGAAACATTCCTGGAGAGTCTGTGACGGAGGAGCAGTTCACAGACGAAGACGGGAATCTGGTCACCAGAAAA GTGATCAGGAAGGTGGTGCGCCGTGTGGTCAAcacggaggagaggagggaaagtgaAGGCGAGGCTGTTACAGAgagagctgctggtggtggtgctggtggtggtgtgtcCACAGGTGGAGCAgacgctgctgcagcagcaggagccacAGGGGGGAAGGGCAAGAAGAGGGGGAAGCGCTCCCGACACAAGGCTGAGAAGTGTGGAGAGGAGGCCCAGAGAGGGAAAACCGAGGTTGGCGTTAAAACCGGCCGCCAAACTTAG
- the LOC139349320 gene encoding uncharacterized protein isoform X1 — translation MSPGCLCQASVRADEADSDEETTVTTRVYRRRVILKGEEARNIPGESVTEEQFTDEDGNLVTRKVTAPALLHHILQLTHTPMSPPHPPFHYFSSQNSFLPPSRLLPLTCFCPLQVIRKVVRRVVNTEERRESEGEAVTERAAGGGAGGGVSTGGADAAAAAGATGGKGKKRGKRSRHKAEKCGEEAQRGKTEVGVKTGRQT, via the exons atgtcacCGGGCTGCCTTTGTCAGGCGAGCGTTAGAGCCGACGAGGCCGACTCCGACGAGGAGACCACAGTCACCACCAGGGTGTACCGCAGACGAGTCATCCTCAAG GGAGAGGAGGCCAGAAACATTCCTGGAGAGTCTGTGACGGAGGAGCAGTTCACAGACGAAGACGGGAATCTGGTCACCAGAAAAGTAACCGCCCCCgccctcctccatcacatcctacagctcacacacacacctatgtcACCTCCTCACCCACCTTTCCATTATTTCTCCTCACAAAATTccttcctgcctccctcccgCCTCCTCCCCCTGACATGCTTCTGCCCCCTACAGGTGATCAGGAAGGTGGTGCGCCGTGTGGTCAAcacggaggagaggagggaaagtgaAGGCGAGGCTGTTACAGAgagagctgctggtggtggtgctggtggtggtgtgtcCACAGGTGGAGCAgacgctgctgcagcagcaggagccacAGGGGGGAAGGGCAAGAAGAGGGGGAAGCGCTCCCGACACAAGGCTGAGAAGTGTGGAGAGGAGGCCCAGAGAGGGAAAACCGAGGTTGGCGTTAAAACCGGCCGCCAAACTTAG